Proteins found in one Armatimonadota bacterium genomic segment:
- a CDS encoding DUF917 domain-containing protein: MPRHRIRTALEAEDLLRGLTLLGTGGGGRPDKGREYLLPHVTEGPGLEWVDVAEVPDDTWVCTTFGMGSIAPTPVLSARERAALGYGEVTVARPLAEAVSDLAAASGRAVGAIVPFELGAGNTAGPLDAAARLGLLAVDADLAGRAVPELTQTTAALAGIPLCPVAICDSWGNRLVLREAHSLAVAERIGKMISLATRLPDPRLTCAHAGYLMQGADLRRVGVAGTLTRALAVGRTIREAREAGRDPLAAAAAALGGRVLFTGVVTSHPWESRDGYMIGETHLDGTTAHRGQRLRIWYKNENHIAWLDGQPCATSPDLIMVAEAPSGEPYTNTDLPVGAEVGVLVAPAPPALRTPAGLAALGPGHFGFDIPYLPADVAPMGRA, from the coding sequence ATGCCCCGCCACAGGATCCGGACGGCCCTCGAGGCGGAAGACCTCCTCCGGGGCTTGACCCTTCTCGGCACCGGGGGCGGCGGCCGTCCCGACAAGGGCCGTGAGTACCTGCTGCCCCACGTGACGGAGGGGCCTGGCCTAGAGTGGGTCGACGTGGCCGAGGTGCCCGACGACACTTGGGTCTGCACCACCTTCGGGATGGGGTCCATCGCGCCCACCCCGGTGCTGTCGGCGCGGGAGCGCGCTGCACTGGGCTACGGGGAGGTCACCGTCGCCCGCCCGCTGGCCGAGGCGGTGTCCGACCTGGCCGCGGCCAGCGGCCGGGCGGTCGGTGCCATCGTCCCGTTCGAACTGGGCGCCGGCAACACCGCCGGTCCGCTCGACGCCGCGGCGCGCCTGGGCCTGCTGGCCGTGGATGCCGACCTGGCCGGCCGCGCGGTGCCGGAACTGACGCAGACCACAGCTGCGCTGGCCGGCATTCCTCTCTGCCCCGTGGCGATCTGCGACTCGTGGGGCAACCGGCTGGTACTGCGGGAGGCGCACAGCCTGGCGGTGGCCGAGCGGATCGGCAAGATGATCAGCCTGGCCACCCGTCTGCCCGATCCCCGTCTCACCTGTGCGCACGCCGGCTACCTGATGCAGGGCGCGGACCTTCGCCGGGTGGGCGTGGCCGGGACGCTGACCCGCGCGCTGGCCGTGGGGCGGACGATCCGTGAGGCCCGGGAGGCCGGGCGCGACCCCCTGGCGGCGGCTGCGGCGGCACTCGGCGGGCGGGTGCTGTTCACCGGGGTGGTGACGTCGCATCCCTGGGAGAGCCGCGACGGGTACATGATCGGGGAGACGCACCTGGACGGCACGACGGCCCACCGGGGACAACGGCTGCGCATCTGGTACAAGAACGAGAACCACATCGCCTGGCTCGACGGCCAGCCGTGCGCCACGAGCCCGGACCTGATCATGGTGGCAGAGGCCCCCTCAGGCGAGCCCTATACCAACACCGACCTCCCTGTCGGCGCCGAGGTGGGGGTGCTGGTGGCCCCAGCGCCGCCGGCCCTCCGGACCCCGGCGGGCCTGGCGGCGCTGGGGCCGGGCCATTTCGGATTCGATATCCCCTACCTACCCGCCGACGTCGCGCCCATGGGCCGGGCCTGA
- a CDS encoding ABC transporter permease, which produces MLPYLLRRLVSLVFVLWGMSVLTFTISHVIPADPAAAAAGFNATAEQIEQYRRELGLDRPLPQQYLRYVAGIVLRGDLGRSILNQRPVRDDIATFLPASVELALVSLALCVPLGIALGAFAAVRAGRLADAATRAFAILGVSMPVFIVALLFQLLFYKELRLFPSGGRLSDAVARPAVVTGFLLVDSALAGNWPAFVSALHYLALPAATLAVANLAVITRMTRSSMLEVLTADYIRTARAKGLGAGRVLVHHALRNAMIPVVTVIGLQTAALIAYAFLVEYIFSWPGIGSYAVRAILGLDFQPIMGITLLFSLVYVVVNFLVDLAYLVLDPRIRY; this is translated from the coding sequence GTGCTTCCCTACCTCTTGCGGCGACTGGTCAGCCTGGTGTTCGTGCTGTGGGGTATGTCGGTGCTGACGTTCACCATCTCGCACGTCATCCCGGCCGATCCCGCCGCGGCCGCCGCCGGCTTCAACGCCACGGCCGAGCAGATCGAACAGTACCGCCGCGAACTGGGCCTGGACCGGCCGCTGCCCCAGCAGTACCTGCGCTATGTGGCTGGCATCGTGCTGCGCGGCGACCTGGGCCGGTCAATCCTGAACCAGCGGCCCGTGCGCGATGACATCGCCACGTTCTTGCCGGCCAGCGTCGAGCTGGCCCTGGTCTCGCTGGCGCTGTGCGTGCCGCTGGGCATCGCACTGGGCGCGTTCGCCGCCGTGCGCGCCGGCCGCCTGGCCGACGCCGCCACCCGCGCGTTCGCCATCCTGGGCGTTTCCATGCCGGTCTTCATCGTGGCCCTGCTCTTTCAGTTACTCTTCTACAAAGAGCTGCGGTTGTTCCCCTCAGGGGGCCGGCTGAGCGATGCCGTGGCGCGGCCCGCGGTGGTGACAGGTTTCCTGCTGGTGGACAGCGCCCTGGCTGGCAACTGGCCCGCCTTCGTCTCGGCCCTGCACTACCTGGCCTTGCCGGCAGCGACCCTGGCCGTGGCCAACCTGGCGGTCATCACGCGCATGACCCGCAGCAGCATGCTCGAGGTGCTGACCGCCGACTACATCCGCACCGCGCGCGCTAAGGGGCTCGGGGCGGGCCGGGTGCTGGTCCACCACGCCCTGCGCAACGCCATGATCCCGGTGGTGACCGTCATCGGGCTGCAGACCGCCGCGCTCATCGCTTACGCGTTCCTGGTTGAGTACATCTTCTCGTGGCCGGGGATCGGCTCGTACGCGGTCCGCGCGATCCTGGGCCTCGACTTCCAGCCGATCATGGGGATCACGCTACTGTTCTCGCTGGTCTATGTCGTGGTGAACTTCCTGGTCGACCTGGCCTACCTGGTACTCGACCCGCGCATTCGGTACTGA
- a CDS encoding ABC transporter permease, with protein sequence MRRLSSSAIALPAAWPEPVRRPTSVWRRLRGNAGAVAGLLLLGAIGAVALLSTVYLPRDPYAIAVEQRFQPPGAAHPFGTDDLGRDVLSRVMVGARVSLAVAGFVLAVASALGVPLGIVAGYRGGLVDEVIMRIADTFLAFPSFLLAMAIVAALGASLANAVLAVGIAWWPRYARLMRGQVLSLMHLPYVEAARAIGAGEARVLARHLLPNCLAPLLVQLATDAGNAILITASLSFVGLGAKPPLPEWGFMVAQGRQFLLTAWWVPIAPGVAIGATVAAFMFMGDGLRDLLDPRLRGRLT encoded by the coding sequence GTGCGCCGCCTGTCTTCCTCCGCCATCGCCCTGCCCGCCGCCTGGCCCGAGCCGGTCCGCCGGCCGACGAGCGTCTGGCGGCGCCTGCGGGGCAACGCCGGCGCGGTGGCCGGGCTGTTGCTGCTGGGCGCCATCGGCGCGGTGGCGCTGCTGAGCACCGTCTACCTGCCGCGGGACCCCTACGCCATCGCCGTGGAGCAGCGGTTCCAGCCCCCCGGAGCGGCACACCCGTTTGGCACCGACGACCTGGGCCGCGACGTGCTGAGCCGCGTGATGGTAGGTGCGCGGGTCTCCCTGGCTGTGGCAGGGTTCGTGCTGGCCGTGGCGAGCGCCCTGGGTGTGCCGCTGGGCATCGTTGCCGGCTACCGCGGCGGGCTGGTCGACGAGGTCATCATGCGCATTGCCGATACCTTCCTGGCGTTCCCTTCGTTCCTGCTGGCCATGGCCATCGTGGCGGCGCTGGGCGCCAGCCTCGCCAACGCGGTCCTGGCCGTGGGCATCGCCTGGTGGCCGCGATACGCGCGGTTGATGCGGGGCCAGGTGCTGTCCCTGATGCACCTCCCCTACGTCGAGGCGGCGCGGGCGATCGGGGCAGGCGAGGCGCGGGTGCTGGCCCGCCATCTCCTGCCCAACTGCCTGGCTCCGCTGCTCGTGCAGCTGGCGACTGACGCGGGCAACGCCATCCTGATCACCGCCAGCCTGAGCTTCGTGGGCCTGGGGGCGAAGCCGCCGCTGCCCGAGTGGGGGTTCATGGTCGCCCAGGGGCGCCAGTTTCTGCTGACGGCGTGGTGGGTGCCCATCGCCCCTGGAGTCGCCATCGGCGCGACAGTGGCGGCCTTCATGTTCATGGGCGACGGGCTGCGGGACTTGCTGGACCCCCGGCTGCGGGGGAGGCTGACCTGA